From the Helianthus annuus cultivar XRQ/B chromosome 17, HanXRQr2.0-SUNRISE, whole genome shotgun sequence genome, the window atgtcaaaaacatgttCGAAAAATCGGTACGTAAAAAATGTGAGTCAATTTCAGTTGCAGAAACACAGAGGAAATGATTAGTATAATCCAGTTGGACTAATTCAAAAACAGCAACATGCAATAATAGAAGTTGTAATGAtcaaatgtgataaatggtctcactgatgatgtgacgataggttttcatacatttagtagatttattcgggatataaacctaaagtttcaaacttgtgaaattcgtggggaacactacttggatatataggtaacccctgaaatctcgtttgaaaggtctcgtattctgatatactaggtgttaatactctatgatgtctggggtattattccgggacttctgctgaacggtagttctgacctagtccttggctaatactttatccaaaatgcttgaaacatagcataaagccctcagctgattagacaataaaattgataatcatctgttgtagctgaaaagatcctctaaaggggacacattgctaagtcgaagctgatatctctctgctgaacggaagttctgacctgagatccctcagttctcacatttaacccctaatttatgtacaaatatcattgtagtattcatacctgtaagaccgaatattgggattctggatacgggagtatattcaagaggtgggacacatgaattgaactaagttcataaaacacttaaaatagtatcctgaatagattgaaaattgtatgaaaatttaagaggacaactatatcgtcaatctacgtgaatcatttagaacttaaaacgattagaagtttaacggtgcttgtgatgtgtctcaaaaactgatatgatcctcttgcacaaactcacaaaaatatgtttgttctgcatttaaatttctgtctttgcatttacgtttcatattttgaaaaatccaaaaagattttcgacaactgagtgtgaagagctgattttcgacatttaaagtgctaaacatgttgaacttatggtttgggagagagtgagTGAAAATGTGAAGATTTTGAAATGTCCtaatggttcattaacttgacTTTTAAGTTGAATGTTAACCTACAATTTGATCTTCATAGTGTTGTTTAATGTTAAATCTGAAAGTGTTCTTATCAGTGTTTGAAGTTTGTGTAGATATTTGAACTGATCAGAGAAAAGCCAGGGgttgatttcaatggtggtaacaaatcccagacggcgatcccagcataatgatagggggagtctgatgaaagttatagccagagaaagatccaggcacatGATTATAGGAAGAAGTTTCTGAAAAAGATATGATTCCAGGAgaaattcctgaagaagaccgatcaagattgaggAGCTGTtaatgtcatgttgaagactctcactgaagattccgtcaacattcaagggggagtctgttggtgtagttgtctgtcgactacatcttagtgagtcttaggctagggctgattgtatagtgaacggaaatcgagaaatcatgatttagtgataggtccgcttatatgtcaaagagtgggtccgcttatgtgtcactcatgataggtccgcttatatggacaaatCATgaaggttcgcttttgtgtcaatgATGTAGGTCCgtttatatggacatgtccatataagcgaaccatcatgcctatatataggtgtctcaTAAGCGGATCTAAGTGTGTGTTTTTgaaggtgtaacggcgaagccctgccgatTTGTCTCCAGAACGTGTAAACTGTCAGTAaatcaataaacgagacgttaaatagtgaaatcaagctttacgaagaccgaatcaatgaattccgcctctgattctgtctaagtgctcttctgatcgactcgtcaggtcgtcaaaCGTTCCTACAACGATTCTGAATGTGATTAATGTATACGCGCCTCAAAAGGTGTTAGAAAAACGGAGGGTGTGGGATAGGTTAAAAAATATTATTCAGGGTGGTATTGGTATGTGGGTATTACTTGGGGATTTTAATACGGTTAGATGGAAGGAAGAGCGTAAAAACTCTAAATTTCATAAGGGTATGGCTGATGATTTCAATCTTTTCATTGAGGAGGCTAACTTGCAGGAATACAATATGAGTGGGAATAGATATACTTTTATGGCGGGTACGGGGTGTGATATTAAAATGAGTAAAATTGATAGATGTCTGGTATGTCAGGAGTTTTTTAATAGATGGTCAGGGGCATGTTTAAGAGCTCTCCCTCGGGAGCTTTCAGACCATTGTCCTTTGGTGTTGACGTTGAAAGATTATAACTTCGGTCCAAAACCGTTTAAGTGGTTTAATTCGTGGTTGGAAAGGGATGGGTGTGAAAGTGTGATTATTGAGGCTTTGAGTAATGGTTCGGTAGATGGGCCACCGGATATAGAAAATTTATGGCGGTTAGGGGGGCTTTAAGAGATTGGTGGAATAAGATGGGTAAAAAAGAGGAGGAAAAATTAAATGTGTTGAAAGAGGATATCGCTAAGTTAGAAAAACAAATGGAGGTTCGGGAGTTAGAAGAGAATGAGATATGGGTTTGGGAAGAGAGTAGGAAGGAGTTGGAAAAGCTTATTTGGTTTAAAAATCAGGATTTGCACCAGAAGTCTAGGGCGAAATAGGCGGTTTCAGGGGATGAGAATTCGGAATTTTTTCATCGGTGTATTAAAGGAAGGAAGGCGTCCAATGCTATACCGGGTTTGGTGGTAAATGGGGgttgggtttctaagccatctcTTGTCAAGAAGGAAGTGTTGTGTTTCTTTCGTAAACATTTCACCGAATCTAATCATAATCGGCCATATTTTCTTTGTGATGATTTGAAACAGATTCCAAAGGAGAGCATTGACGCGATGATTGCTCCATTTTCTAAAGAAGAAATCAAAGAAGCGGCATTTGGTTGTGGTGCGGATAAAGCCCCGGGCCCGGATGGTTTTAATTTCAGGTTTATCATGCATTTTTGGAGTTTTCTGGAGGCTGATTTTATCAACATTTTTGATGAGTTTTTCAAGTCTGGTAAGATCAGTAAAGAGTGTAGTACATCATTCATTACTTTGATAGCAAAGACAAAAGTGCCAATGGGGTTAAAAGATTACAGACCTATCAATTTAATTGGTGTGATTAGTAAGATTATTTCAATGGTTTTGGCGGCTCGAATCAAAAAAGTTATTGGGAAGGTGATCTCAGAAACTCAATCGGCATTCTTGAAAGATAGGTTTATTTTGGACGGTCCTTTAGTCCTTAACGAAATCATTGTATGggtaaagaaaaacaaaaaaaattgtttttctCCTGAAAATTGATTTCGAAAAGGCTTATGATAATGTGAACTGGGATTTTCTTTTGTCTATTATGAGTCAGATGGTTTTCCAGATAAATGGTGTTGGTGGGTGAAGGGGATTCTTCAATCGGCTAGATCGGCAGTGCTTGTTAATGGGTCGCCTACGTTTGAGTTTCAATGTCAAAAGGGGCTCAGACAAGGCGATCCTTTATCCCCTTTTTTGTTTCTTATTGTCATGGAGGCCCTAGCATGTATGATTACTAAGGCTTGTGCTTTGGGTGAATTTGAAGGAGTGAGGGTTACGAGTGGGGGTCCGATTGTTTCTCATATGTTGTATGCAGATGATGCCCTTATATTGGGTACTTGAAGCAAAGAGAATGTGGAAATGATTAATCGGCTTTTAAGAATTTTTCATTTATGCTCGGGGTTAAAGATCAATATTCATAAGTCGGTTTTGTTTGGTTTGGGAGTAGACGATATGGAGATTGGCTCAATGGCTAAATTATTGGGGTGTGGAGTTGGAGGGTTGCCTTTTGATTATTTGGGTATAAAAGTGGGAGCTAATATGAACCGGATTTCCAATTGGGATCCGGTTATGGAGTCGATTCGTAGTAGACTATGTTCTTGGAAGGCGAAGCTTTTATCCATTGGAGGTAGAATAACTTTGATTAAATCGGTGTTAACTAGCCTTCCGGTGTACTACTTATCATTGTTTAGAGCCCCGAAAGCGGTGGTAGATAATATTGAAAAACTTTTGAGACATTTTCTTTGGGCCGGTTGTAAAGAAGGTAAAAGTTTACATTGGGTTTCTTGGGATGTGGTTACTAGACCGAAAAAGAATGGTGGGTTGGATATCTCAAAAATTTTTGAGGTTAACACGGCGCTTTTAGCTAAATGGGTGTGGCGTTTCAAAAATGATAACAATGGTATGTGGAAGCGGTTGATTGAATGCATTCATGGGGGTAGAAATAGATGGATTTTTATCCCGGTTAATAATTCTTATCAAGGATGTTGGAAGTCTATTGGTCGCTTTTTGGATGGTTTAATTATCAATGGGCAATCTTTCAGATCTTTGTTTAAAGGTAAAATTGGTAATGGTAATCGTCTGAGGTTCTGGAAGGATGTTTGGTGGGGGTCGACAACCTTAATGGATAGATGGCCGAGGTTATTTGCGCAGGAGATTGATAAAAACGCTTATGTCAGCCAAAGAATACAGAGCCGAGGCGATTCTATGGGGTTATATGAAGGCTGGGCGACCAATACCTCTCTGTTGAAGCCATTTCAGAGATGCAGGATATGAATTACATGCTATCGCAGGTCAATTTAACAGATAAAGACGATGTATGGTCCTGGAATGATGGCGGCAATGGAAAGTTTTCAGTCGCTAATGTTAAAACTTGGGTTCGAGGATCGGTTACTGGTCTGCAGAACCGTAGCATGAAGTGGGAACCTTGGGTACCTTTAAAAGTGAATGTTTTCATATGGAGGTCGGATCAAGATCGGATTGCGACTCATGTAGCATTGATTAGAAGGAATATAAATATCCCGGATTCTAAGTGTCCCCTATGCGAAACGGATGAAGAGTCGACAGACCATCTGATGGTCCATTGTGGTTTTGTTTTTGGCGTTTGGAGTAAAATATGGAGTTGGTGTAGGAAAAGTGGTTGGTATACATCTTCGGTCGATGAGCTTCTTCGGATGCAGTACGTTTCGCACAAAACTAAAGATGAGAGGAGGATAATTCGGGGAATTTTGATGATAACTTGTTGGTCGATTTGGATTGAGAGAAATAATAAGGTGTTTAAAGGAGGTACTCCTAGAGTCGTTGAAGTAGTCGCGCGAATAAAGGCTTTATCGTTTATTTGGTTGAAACATAGATCTAGATTTAAAAAGATTGTTTGGAATGATTGGGTTAATTACCCTTTGTACACTTTGTAAGGTTTTTTTGCGGGAGTCCTTGATTTGAGGACTTTCCGGTGTTATTGAAATTttggttcaaaaaaaaaatgaagatttttgatattttctttttatattcaaaagaaacaaaataacattgcattctaagtattttcttgtatttttgtaattgtttaaataaataatttgtttttattATACCTGTTCTCACAAAGAAAAACATTGATTAACTTTCAACATTTCAATTTTCGTAATTAAGACTTGTACTCACAAAAGAAAAACATTGATTAACTTTCAACATTTCAATTGACTTGTACTAAGAACCCTTTaatgtatatttttattttctatgGTATTTCTCACATTCTTTATTATTATCTTTGTATACCTAgttaaaaaataatttttctaatTAAGACTTGTGCTAAGGACcgattaatatatatattttttattttctatgtTATTTCTCGCattttcagcatcacaaattatCCTTTAGGATAGTTATCACTTTacaacttttttatttttgttttcatttgaCACTAGTTTACAAATTCATACATTATATGGGTTGAATATCAATTGATCATGGACTGAATTATTacataaaatagtaaaacaaaataaaaagttacattACCTATCCAAATAttctttttttagttttcatTTCTTTTTAACTTACTATAATCCATCTTATTATTTGTGACTATAAAAtagtaaaactaaaaaaataaaaataataatgataagaCTGTAAGTGtttttaaaaataagttgtaaGGTTGAGGTTGTGATAAATTAATTataactaggtttaaagaagttttttttaaaataagttgTAAGGTATGAGGTTGTGATAAATTAATTATAATTGGGTTTAAAGAAGTTCGCCACATTGcagcgaatttcttttgttatttagtcagtgtttacatgtgttttgaaatcacttcGAGTGTGTTGCGCACGTAACTGcagacaagaataaaaagaaaatatagaaaaaaacactaaaagataaccgaaagaaaatcaatcaaaaaagttgtatggtaatgatgttgttcgtatgaaacccgtggtcaaagatgagcaaattgttctgggtaccggtaccaaatttgccgaaccgaaagatcttaaatACCAATTCGGTActgacttttggcgttcctggtaccggttcactaccattttttaccttcatatactggTACCGCAACCGATATTTTCGGTAacagtaccgattctgtatcgcTTGGcgccgagctcatccctacccctgaaactaaaaaacgaaaaaattaaaagttgaagaaaatcaacaacaaaaaaagttgtacgataccgttgttcgtacggtaaccgtgatcagggatgagcaaatggtaccgggtagcaacactgaatttcccgaacgaAAAGATTTCCCATATCAATTCgacaccaacttttggcgttttctgtattagtgccggtttttaccttcatgtactgataccgaacaaAACCGTCCTGTTATTTTCAataccagtactggttcgataccggttgacaccaaacttaattaaaaaaaagattaaagttaaaaagtaaagaaaataactattattataatattaaaataataaaagtaataaaaaaaactatatattattataatattaaaatcactattcattttaattcgtttaaattaaaaaaaataataaaagtaataaaaaattatatattattataatattaaaatcactattcatttcaattcgtATATATATTCGTTTAAAcgtttaaattaaaataaaaaaataaaagtaataaaaaactatatattattataatattaaaatcactattcatttcaattcgtttataaatatataatatataatatataatatataatatataatatataatatataatatataataaatatataaataactataaatataaatatataaatatatgatatataatatataatatataatatataataataataaaaattaaattctACTATTATAATAAGGACATAATAAATATTATGATATAATAAAAATAGAGATAATAAGACAAGATATGAATATCATCATAGGATAGAaaatattacatattaaaaaaattcacaatatatataaaataaatgtttgaaaaaaCAATTAGGACTAAAGTTTTTAAAAGTATAATTTTGAGTGTCAAAATAACCTTTGTAATTAGTAGTTGGTGttaaatattcaaattaaaatttatataatatcAAATAACGTCTTTGTTTAGTATGGTAAGTTGCTTTTTTTAACGTCTAACATTATTTATCTCCTTTATATTACAATCCACTTTACTACCACAATCGAACCTGGCTTTTAACCCCCAAACACCAAAGGTGTGTGTTACCACTGGGCCATAGCCAAGTGACGGTAAATTACTTAAAACAGTTAAAGCTAGTATTTTACCCCCGCGTTGCGTGAGCGTAGGCTGTAAACCCGTGCTAAGTAGTAAGTAAACACCAACTAAAACCTAAAAATCGTAAAACAAAACGCGAATTTATACCGTCACATGACCTCAAACGCTGGCAAACAAATGCAAACTTATATCGTAAGCTGGTGTAAAACATAGACGAACTCAAATTTATTGCGAAAAAACTTTAAcctaaagaaagaaaaaaaacactTGCATAACTAAAGTAAAACATAAATATCTGATGTAACACTCCGCGCTTTCATAACTTTCTCTAATTAGAAAACTTGTCTTATAATTCTATTTGAGGAAACTCGTTCATCTTTTAATCGTATTTCGTTTTATCATTTCAAAAACGGAGACTGTAATCGTAATAAAACCCATTGTCTTATCCCAAATTAGACCCTATCTATTCGTTACACTTATACGTCTTGATTCGTGATACGTTTAATACCTTATTCGTAATTCTTGAAAAATGCGTTAAACTTACAGATACTCGTCATACGTGCTCAATTCGTGCGTATACGATACTTAATATCGATCTTTATGACTTAATCATACTAGTTCATGCTTGTCTTTATGCTTTAATTACATAATATACCCCAACACTTTGGATTTCATGCTTAAaacaacttaaaaccctaatATATGAAAGTATAGGGACTTAAAATgtcaaaataacaaacaaaatcaCCAGCTCACCTGGCTCGCGAGCTGCTACCCGCACCCCCATCTGGTTCGCGCCCCGCCAGAGGCCTGGATCCGCAGTTTTGGTGACCAGCTTCGTGGATTGGGCGAATTTGTGCTAGTTTACTTGTGTTTCTTCCATTAGATGACCAACTACTCAACCCTAATCATTCCCTATAAAACCAACCCATTCCCACACATCTTCCACTTTGCAAACACCTCACTTTCACTCTCAAACACACTAAATTCAGCTGAGAAATCAGTAGCAAGGCAGATTCGTATCAAGTtgcaaaagtgagcataacttcaCTTATCTTCCATCTTTTTCATTACTTCTTGCTTCTTAGCACTTGGAACAAGCTTAGGTATGTttccacaggttttccatggaaaaacAAGGCTGGAACATCACCATAATAaggttaaaagtgcaagaaactttctgttttgtaCAAACACTTTGATAAACACACTTAAACTTATGATTTCTTCatacattcctatgtccttatgccactAATCAAGACTATGATTATGTGTGCTAAAAACAAGGATGTAACATACAAATCCAGAGGTTTAATCttcaaaactttctgtttttaaaagggttttaacccacaagtgatgaacaagtcttgaacttgaatatgtgtgattatttggatggcttgggctatcctacttacaATACACACTtcacttgatgatttctcttagatAGTATGTATATTTCATTTCCGTAATAATCCattcatgaccatccttgttgtctTATGACAACTTGTGCATTGGTGAATACAAAAGAGGTCTTAAAATGGAAGATTTATCTTCCTACCTCtatgcatgacttctatgataATCTTGTTATATTGTTGGACTAAAACTTATGATATATACTATATAGAATATATAATGCCTATAGTAACCAAACCTTTGATGATAATCTAATGattatttgtcaaaaatacaAAGTTACATTATTTAAGAACCTAGTTCTcgttatgattctaatgggtactttaacccatgaaaacattcaaacccatatgggtttcatagtgtcaaaaaTGAGTATTAGGTGCTAGATGGTTATTTTCTCATATACTTACTTTCGACATACTTGTAAATTCCGAATTCCGACTCTAAACATACCTTGAACTCCAATCCGTATACATTCAACCTCCTAAACTCATTccctcgtcaacaattggataatcagAATAAattagcaattttgtgagtatactcgacccattttaccattttcacacttttgggtgtaacatgttttcatacaaaacacacttagtatacatattcttataaaaatatacaaacaatcaatccaatacatgcttactatttgttatgcttgattcgttgttttctgggtgattcttatgtgatgaacttgtcattagcttcgtacaagcctacacttaacatatatagcgctataggagtaacgcaccacccgtgaacgagaggtcatgttaGGTTTATTCATTCATACTTGCATAAACAAAGGGTTGACTTGTAAATCGCATGCCAGTTTATACgctaatcttgataactaggtttgccatgtggattgttcattatcatttttatacttatatgCTACTACACAAAACTTGTATAcccgccaatacttttgtattaaactatgcttttaaaacatgttgcaggtttaacgatgatgttgatgatgcatggaatctagtaggatgcctaGATACCCACTTTAAATTTTGTATACTTATTATATTGTATTTCCTTTATTCACGttgttgtatttgatttccatCGTTGTCATTgactctttagaaatgaaatgaaatttaaatatttaaatacttgtcgcgaatactagtgttatgatgtctcgagcaatctatttcgtctcactccgatgtttccgtcatcggttggggtgtgacatctgaGCGGTTGAAAATGTAAGTCATAAATGTAAACCGCAAGACAAAAATGATAGTTACAGGCTTACAGCTCAAAGAAAAAAAGGCCACCCTCACAACCACCATTCCAATTCAACACCATTTGGATTCACTTTATGGTGGTGCAAAAATAGATAAGAAATAAAGATATGATAGTTAGGTAATTAAGTGTTAAAGAAAGGTTTCTTTGTATGTTGTACATAAGAGTCTACTCAAAATgttatatagtaataataatgaaTATAGTAAGATAATGAAACaattatttgattagggtacaaccacttaagcataatttacaaccatacatacatacaaaacAAATTGGATTTGATAAGGTAACAAAAccattattatttgattaaggtacaaccacctaaacacaacttacaacctatatttgattaagatacaaccatttaagcacaacttacaacaaAAGATGCACACAAATGTTTCAAATTAatagtttataaatataaatGGCATAAGACTAAGAACCCATTGAATATATCATCCCATACTATGCTAAATACTATTGTACAACTTTTAAAGCAAACAATACAACAACTTATGCACAACATTGTTAAAAATTGGtagtatataaataataataataataataataataataataataataataataataataataataataataataataagagtaaaatgcacggatagtccctgtggttttgtaaaataacacctatagtccccaacttttgaaaattacactGGTGCTCCTTGTTGTTTggcagtttgttactcggatagtccctggaatggatgtccgttagttttctccgttaaatctatgtaaaatgacaaaattacccccttattaaaaaaaagtttaaaacattaAAAGCAATCCATTAATAAATAGTTGTGGGACCCACCAAAACATCATCTACAACCTAACCCTTTCTTCTCCATCTAGCACCACCCTTACCCCACCTTCTTGCCGGCGACGCTACCTAAGTCACCGGAAAAACGAGTTCGATGGAGAAGAACATGAAACAAAACACATACATTAATCCACTCTAGCAACAATTACAAAAACAAATTTTCAACCAAAAAAACTGTACCATTCATCCAGCGAAATCCAGAGACCAACAACAATGATCCCTTTTTATGAAGCTTTCCTCTGTTTCTTCTTGAAGCTTTACTGCATCTTCAATTTTACACATTTGCAATACATATCTACAAGCATGCTTCCAACAAAAGA encodes:
- the LOC110924331 gene encoding uncharacterized protein LOC110924331, which gives rise to MGKKEEEKLNVLKEDIAKLEKQMEVRELEENEIWVWEESRKELEKLIWKASNAIPGLVVNGGWVSKPSLVKKEVLCFFRKHFTESNHNRPYFLCDDLKQIPKESIDAMIAPFSKEEIKEAAFGCGADKAPGPDGFNFRFIMHFWSFLEADFINIFDEFFKSGKISKECSTSFITLIAKTKVPMGLKDYRPINLIGVISKIISMVLAARIKKVIGKVISETQSAFLKDRFILDGPLVLNEIIVWGILQSARSAVLVNGSPTFEFQCQKGLRQGDPLSPFLFLIVMEALACMITKACALGEFEGVRVTSGGPIVSHMLYADDALILDDMEIGSMAKLLGCGVGGLPFDYLGIKVGANMNRISNWDPVMESIRSRLCSWKAKLLSIGGRITLIKSVLTSLPVYYLSLFRAPKAVVDNIEKLLRHFLWAGCKEGKSLHWVSWDVVTRPKKNGGLDISKIFEVNTALLAKWVWRFKNDNNGMWKRLIECIHGGRNRWIFIPVNNSYQGCWKSIGRFLDGLIINGQSFRSLFKGKIGNGNRLRFWKDVWWGSTTLMDRWPRLGDQYLSVEAISEMQDMNYMLSQVNLTDKDDVWSWNDGGNGKFSVANVKTWVRGSVTGLQNRSMKWEPWVPLKVNVFIWRSDQDRIATHVALIRRNINIPDSKCPLCETDEESTDHLMVHCGFVFGVWSKIWSWCRKSGWYTSSVDELLRMQIVSFLGVDTRATSGSIVADKNCEKIYNLAPNILCCGAGTAADTEAVTDNISSQLKLHRYHIGRESRVVTTLMLLKSHLFRYQGHVSTALVLGGVDVNPRNLGKMME